A region of the Candidatus Dormiibacterota bacterium genome:
GGCGCTCCGCGTCTTTGCGCCGCAGTAATCGACATGCAATATCGTACGCTCGGCCACTCCGGCCTCAAACTCTCCGTCATCGGCTTGGGCTCTTGGTTGACCTTCGGCAACAGCGTCGATCGCGATACCACGCGCGCGTGCGTTCTGCGCGCTTGGGAACAGGGAGTCAACTTCATCGATACGGCCAACGTCTACGCGCGCGGTGCCGCCGAAGAGGTGCTCGGCCCGATTTTGCAAGAGCTCAATCGCGATGCGTTGGTGCTCGCAACCAAAGTGTATTTTCCCATGGGCGATACGGTGAACGAGCGCGGGTTATCGCGTAAGCACATCCGCGACCAAATCGATCGTTCGTTGCATCGGCTGCGCGTCGACTACATCGATCTCTACCAATGCCATCGCTACGACGAAACTACTCCGCTGGAAGAGACCGCCCAGATGATGAACGATCTGGTGCGCGACGGGAAGATTCTCTATTGGGGTACCTCGGAGTGGAATGCCGATCAGATCGCCGCAGCGGTAACGCTCTGTCGCGCGCGCGGATGGGCCGTACCGATCAGCAATCAACCGCAATACAGCGCGCTGTGGCGCCGCATCGAAGACCGCGTGCTTCCGACATGCGAAGCGTACGGTTTGGGGAACGTCGTGTGGTCCCCGATCGCCATGGGCATCCTCTCGGGAAAATATCTCGACGCCAAGCATCCTCCGGCGGGGACGCGCGCGGCTGGGGCTAGCGCCGATATGATGGATACCTATTTTACGCAACCGGTGCTCGACGCGGTACAACGATTGGTGCCGCTCGCTAAGCAGGCAGAGGTTTCGATGGTGCAACTCGCGTTGGCGTGGGTGCTTCGGGAGGCCGCCGTCACGAGCGCGATCGTCGGCGCGACTAAGCTCGCGCACATCGACGATAACGTCAAGGCCGGCGATTTGAGCCTCGATCCGGCCATCTTCGAAGAGATGAATCGCATTTTAGCGCCCGTGCTTCCGTACGAACCATATCTCGCGTAGCCGCCTTATTTTACATAGCCGCGTTAAAGCAAAATCAAAAGGGGATGGCCATCGGCCATCCCCTTTTGACTTGCTGCACTCTATGGGGTAGGGGTGTCGGGGCGGCGTCGGTGGAGGACGCCGCCGCCCCAATTCATCTCGTGCGCGTTTCGCACGGATGAAAGCTATGGCGCGACTAGTTCCAGCGAACGATCGAGCTGGAACCGGTGACGTTAGGACCCCATCCGGCGAAAGAGCCGCTCCCCGAAACCGACTCGATCACTTGGGTGAACGAAATGACGGGGCGCGCTTCTTCGGGTTGAGATTCCACGATTGGTTCAACGACGGTACTCACGAAAATGTTCCTTTTTGTTGGCACGAGTTGTGCCTGCGTGCTTAACTCTACACACGCCTTTACCGGGCCTCTATGCTTTTTGTTTCAGACGAAAAGCCGCGTCGTCGTTGCCTAAAGCGTTATAGCGCGGCGGTCTTGCGTACCCGTATTAGGTTCCCGCGTCGGCGCCCGCTCGGAAAACGTATTTTACGATGAAGCGCTCCAGCGTATAACTTGCCGCGGGAGTGCCATAATTGATGTAGAGGTCTCCCGAAGGCAGGGCGATGTGGTAACCTGCCGCCACGTTGAGGCCTTGTTGTGCCGCAAACCCGCCCAGTCCGTTGATGTCTCGCAGCGAGAGCGTAAAGTTGCTGTTACGGCCCGTGTCGATGCCCAGCGAGATGCGTCGCAACCACTGCGAATCCACAGCTCCGGTAGCCAGAGTGCGCTGAAACGTCCCGTCGTACTCCAGGCCCAGCGTGAGGCGCTTCCCAATGGGATGCGATGTCGTCGCGGTATACAGGTGCACGTAGTTCGGGTAGAAATTGCCCCATTGCGCGCTGACGTCGATCGGTGTGGGCGTACCGTCGCGATAGCCGATCGGGATGAAGGCGAGATTGAACGGGTCGGTCTCACCGTTGCGATAACACGGAAAACCCGTAAACGACGAGCGTCCGACCGTTGGGCCCGTGCAATCGTTCTTCGCGGTCACATCGTAGCTGCGAAGCAGTCCGACGGACGTGCCCGCACCATCGATCGAAAACCCGTTGTTGAAGGTCGCGCTCAAGGTCGCGCTCGAGTCCACTTCGTGGAGGGCTCCGGAGCGATCGAAGAAGCGGTCGCCGACCAGGAAGATATTCCACGATTTCGCAAAGCGAGTGCTCCCGTTGAAGGCCTGAAAGCCCTGAAAGCCGTGGATATCCGAATTGCTCGTAAAGCCGTCGATCGGATTGTAATTCGGCGAGATATCGACGTAGCCGAACAGCGTTTCGTGATAGGTCTTGTGCACGTCGAGAAAGGCGTCGGCGCTATGCGCGATGCCGCCCGGCACCCACGTGCCTCGTTCGAACG
Encoded here:
- a CDS encoding aldo/keto reductase family protein is translated as MQYRTLGHSGLKLSVIGLGSWLTFGNSVDRDTTRACVLRAWEQGVNFIDTANVYARGAAEEVLGPILQELNRDALVLATKVYFPMGDTVNERGLSRKHIRDQIDRSLHRLRVDYIDLYQCHRYDETTPLEETAQMMNDLVRDGKILYWGTSEWNADQIAAAVTLCRARGWAVPISNQPQYSALWRRIEDRVLPTCEAYGLGNVVWSPIAMGILSGKYLDAKHPPAGTRAAGASADMMDTYFTQPVLDAVQRLVPLAKQAEVSMVQLALAWVLREAAVTSAIVGATKLAHIDDNVKAGDLSLDPAIFEEMNRILAPVLPYEPYLA